The Nitrospirota bacterium genome has a window encoding:
- a CDS encoding sulfurtransferase TusA family protein, with product MTDLKSKIPATTLDLLGQVCPYPIVLTKKEMEKLPAGAILKILCDSTTMIEDTIPRYCEKHGYQLEIVRIEDKGCWELYILKT from the coding sequence ATGACTGATCTGAAATCAAAGATACCAGCAACAACACTTGACCTCCTTGGGCAGGTATGTCCATATCCAATAGTACTGACTAAAAAAGAGATGGAAAAATTACCAGCTGGTGCGATTCTTAAGATACTCTGTGATTCCACAACAATGATTGAAGATACCATTCCAAGATACTGTGAAAAACATGGTTATCAACTTGAAATTGTAAGAATAGAAGATAAAGGTTGCTGGGAACTTTATATACTAAAAACCTGA
- a CDS encoding 4Fe-4S binding protein, producing MGVIPVVDLSKCEGCEECVNNCPVGVFQMKDGKSDPYQADLCEGCETCVSVCTTGAITLKEQ from the coding sequence GTGGGAGTTATTCCAGTAGTGGATTTAAGTAAATGTGAAGGCTGTGAGGAATGTGTCAATAATTGTCCTGTTGGAGTTTTCCAGATGAAAGATGGAAAATCAGATCCTTATCAGGCTGATTTGTGCGAAGGTTGTGAAACATGTGTCAGTGTTTGTACCACTGGTGCTATAACTCTTAAAGAGCAATAG
- a CDS encoding histidine triad nucleotide-binding protein produces the protein MRCIFCEIAEKKKPARILYEDEYVIAFDDINPQAPVHVLVIPKKHIPTTLHIQEEDSYLVAHIFKIANKIARDKKIDGRGFRLVMNCNLEAGQTVYHLHMHLLGGRLMHWPPG, from the coding sequence ATGAGATGCATTTTTTGTGAAATTGCAGAAAAGAAAAAGCCTGCAAGAATTTTATATGAAGATGAATATGTTATTGCCTTCGATGACATTAATCCTCAAGCACCGGTTCATGTCCTTGTGATTCCGAAAAAACATATACCGACAACACTTCACATACAGGAAGAAGATAGCTATCTTGTTGCACATATTTTCAAAATTGCAAACAAGATAGCTCGTGATAAGAAAATTGATGGACGTGGATTCCGACTTGTCATGAACTGCAATTTAGAAGCAGGGCAGACAGTTTATCATCTTCATATGCATTTACTCGGAGGGAGATTGATGCATTGGCCACCTGGATAG
- a CDS encoding 4Fe-4S dicluster domain-containing protein: MSTSRRQFLKMIGASAVIGLGGISAFEILQPGQFEASQLSKNPEALVGKRWGMVIDMKKLDNETMQKCIDACHRIHNVPNIDNPKEEIKWIWPETFEHAFPGMESKYMSEEIEHMQFLVLCNQCDNPPCVRVCPTKATFKRADGIVMMDMHRCIGCRFCMAACPFGARSFNWRNPRPFIKEENREYPTRMKGVVEKCTLCYERLAKGLKPACVEESNGALIFGDLDDPNSEIRKVLREHYTIRRKSELGTEPSIYYII, from the coding sequence ATGAGTACTAGCAGAAGACAATTCTTAAAGATGATAGGTGCCTCTGCCGTAATAGGATTAGGAGGTATATCTGCATTTGAAATTTTACAGCCAGGACAATTTGAAGCATCACAACTCTCGAAAAACCCAGAAGCTTTAGTTGGGAAAAGATGGGGTATGGTTATAGATATGAAAAAGTTGGATAACGAGACGATGCAAAAGTGTATAGACGCCTGCCATCGTATTCACAATGTCCCTAATATAGACAATCCAAAAGAAGAAATTAAATGGATATGGCCAGAGACTTTTGAGCACGCCTTTCCTGGCATGGAAAGCAAATATATGTCAGAAGAAATTGAACATATGCAATTTTTAGTTCTTTGCAATCAATGTGATAATCCTCCCTGCGTTAGGGTATGCCCGACAAAGGCTACATTTAAGAGAGCAGATGGGATTGTTATGATGGACATGCACCGTTGTATTGGATGCAGGTTCTGCATGGCTGCCTGTCCATTTGGAGCAAGGAGTTTTAACTGGAGAAATCCAAGGCCTTTTATCAAAGAAGAAAATAGGGAGTATCCAACAAGGATGAAAGGCGTTGTTGAGAAGTGCACTCTTTGTTATGAGAGGCTTGCAAAAGGGCTTAAACCTGCATGCGTAGAAGAATCAAATGGTGCTTTGATCTTTGGAGACCTGGATGACCCTAATTCGGAGATAAGGAAGGTTCTTCGTGAGCATTACACTATCCGGCGTAAATCCGAACTTGGAACAGAGCCCAGTATTTATTACATAATTTAG
- the dsrJ gene encoding sulfate reduction electron transfer complex DsrMKJOP subunit DsrJ — protein MYNGGKIIIGLLIFVGLVITPFLFSGEKATAKPDPKVNTPEILKLPESERKCIESKEYMRSEHMKLLNQWRDWVVRDANALYTSTTGKQYKMSLQNTCMKCHSNKKDFCDQCHNYTAVKPYCWDCHIEPKEES, from the coding sequence ATGTATAACGGAGGGAAAATAATAATTGGACTTTTAATATTTGTTGGGTTGGTGATAACGCCTTTTCTCTTTAGCGGTGAAAAGGCAACTGCTAAACCAGACCCAAAAGTTAATACTCCAGAAATTCTGAAATTGCCTGAAAGCGAGAGAAAATGTATAGAATCTAAAGAATATATGAGAAGCGAACACATGAAATTGCTTAATCAATGGAGGGATTGGGTAGTGCGTGATGCGAATGCACTTTACACAAGTACCACTGGTAAGCAATATAAAATGAGTCTTCAAAATACATGTATGAAATGCCACTCAAATAAAAAGGATTTTTGTGACCAGTGTCATAATTATACAGCCGTAAAACCTTATTGCTGGGATTGTCATATAGAGCCGAAGGAGGAGAGCTAA
- the dsrM gene encoding sulfate reduction electron transfer complex DsrMKJOP subunit DsrM has translation MGILFSFFAVIALIVIVFIGVKGAGLHYFFVVIIPYAAFLTFVIGVIYRVIKWGRIPVPFRIPTTAGQEKSFPWIKQNKIDNPSSSLGVIIRMAFEVLLFRSLFRNMRTELRDGPKLSYASTKWLWLGGLAFHWTFFIILTRHLRLFFEPVPFFVEILESLDGFFQVGAPVLYVTDIIFLGAVTFLFLRRVIIPQVRYISLASDYFPIFLIFSIGLTGVLMRYFLKTDVVGIKQITMGLITFKPVVPEGIGIIFYIHLFLVSALFAYFPMSKLMHMAGVFLSPTRNLANNNREVMHVNPWNYPVKVHTYEEYEDDYREFMKQAGLPVEKE, from the coding sequence ATGGGAATTTTATTTTCGTTCTTCGCAGTTATAGCTCTCATTGTGATAGTATTCATAGGAGTTAAAGGAGCCGGTCTACATTACTTTTTCGTTGTTATTATTCCCTATGCAGCTTTCTTAACATTCGTTATCGGGGTTATCTATCGTGTTATCAAATGGGGACGAATACCTGTGCCTTTTCGTATACCAACGACTGCAGGACAAGAAAAATCGTTCCCATGGATAAAACAAAATAAAATTGATAACCCCTCAAGTTCGCTCGGTGTAATCATAAGAATGGCGTTTGAGGTGCTCCTTTTCCGTTCTCTTTTCAGGAATATGAGAACTGAATTAAGAGATGGACCTAAACTTTCTTATGCATCTACCAAATGGCTCTGGTTAGGTGGTTTAGCCTTTCACTGGACTTTTTTTATAATACTAACAAGGCATCTAAGGTTATTTTTTGAGCCAGTGCCTTTTTTCGTTGAAATTTTAGAATCTCTTGATGGTTTTTTCCAGGTAGGTGCTCCAGTGCTCTATGTAACGGATATAATATTTCTTGGTGCTGTAACGTTCCTTTTCCTTAGAAGGGTAATAATCCCTCAAGTCCGTTATATCTCACTTGCGTCTGATTATTTCCCCATTTTTCTGATATTTTCAATAGGTCTTACAGGAGTTCTTATGCGGTATTTCCTTAAAACAGATGTTGTAGGCATCAAGCAAATTACAATGGGGCTAATTACATTCAAGCCTGTTGTTCCAGAAGGCATAGGTATTATCTTCTATATTCATCTTTTCCTTGTAAGTGCATTGTTTGCTTATTTTCCTATGAGCAAGTTAATGCATATGGCAGGTGTGTTTTTAAGTCCTACGAGAAATTTGGCTAACAACAACCGTGAGGTAATGCATGTAAATCCATGGAATTACCCTGTAAAAGTTCATACATATGAAGAATATGAAGATGATTATAGAGAATTTATGAAACAGGCTGGATTACCAGTAGAAAAGGAGTAG
- a CDS encoding (Fe-S)-binding protein encodes MAIQKPEELSKINYKPPKTAWFDTPTEIKKGFFCWGNKEKSLKAVGFPNIRQWSVADEDWKLPENWKEIFIEGLRERVNKYRSFRLFLDICVRCGACADKCHFFIGGGDPKNMPVLRAELLRSIYRKYCTTSGKIMGKIAGARDLNVNVLKELWYYAYQCTECRRCSLFCPYGIDTAEITILARELLNLLGLNIEWIAGPVANCYMTGNHMGLLPHTIMDIVNEFKESIYQVTGINVDPSYNRKGAEILFVHPSGEYFDPNGNITFLGYLMLFHELGLDITLSTYCSEGGNFGFFTSNEMAKRLHSKIYAEAKRLKVKWILGGECGHMWRVWHQYHNTWFGPIDFLEEPVSPITGTKFENAKSNKIVHITEFTADLIKHGKLNLDPSRNDNYIVTFHDSCNPARAMGLLEEPRYIIKNICNHFYEMPPQTIRENTFCCGSGSGLNASENMELRLRGALPRANALKHVNEKFGVNTLANICQIDRATLQTLVDYWVPGVAVRGVHEMVGNALVMKGEKERTTDLRGDPLPGKEGG; translated from the coding sequence ATGGCAATACAAAAACCTGAAGAACTTTCAAAGATCAATTATAAGCCACCAAAGACAGCATGGTTTGATACACCGACTGAGATTAAAAAAGGTTTTTTCTGCTGGGGTAACAAAGAAAAAAGCCTTAAAGCAGTTGGATTCCCTAATATAAGGCAATGGTCGGTAGCTGATGAAGACTGGAAACTTCCTGAAAACTGGAAAGAGATATTTATCGAAGGTTTAAGGGAAAGGGTCAACAAGTATCGCTCTTTTAGACTTTTTTTAGATATCTGCGTGAGATGTGGTGCATGTGCTGATAAGTGCCATTTCTTTATAGGAGGTGGTGACCCTAAAAATATGCCTGTTCTCAGAGCAGAGCTTCTCAGGTCAATCTACAGAAAATACTGCACGACATCTGGAAAGATTATGGGTAAAATTGCCGGTGCAAGAGACCTTAATGTTAATGTGCTCAAAGAATTGTGGTATTATGCATACCAGTGCACTGAATGTCGCAGATGTTCTCTTTTCTGCCCTTATGGAATTGATACTGCTGAAATTACCATTTTAGCAAGGGAATTATTGAATCTTCTCGGATTAAATATTGAATGGATTGCCGGTCCCGTAGCAAACTGTTATATGACAGGAAATCATATGGGACTTCTTCCCCATACAATTATGGATATTGTTAATGAATTTAAAGAATCAATTTATCAAGTTACAGGGATAAATGTTGATCCATCATACAATAGAAAGGGAGCAGAAATTCTTTTTGTGCATCCTTCTGGTGAATATTTTGATCCAAATGGGAATATTACTTTTCTGGGGTACTTAATGTTATTCCATGAGCTTGGGCTTGATATAACTTTAAGCACTTATTGTTCAGAAGGAGGAAACTTCGGTTTCTTCACATCTAATGAGATGGCAAAAAGACTCCATTCAAAGATATATGCAGAGGCAAAAAGGTTGAAAGTGAAATGGATACTCGGCGGAGAATGTGGACATATGTGGAGGGTATGGCATCAATATCATAATACATGGTTTGGACCTATTGACTTTCTTGAAGAGCCTGTTTCACCAATAACAGGCACTAAATTTGAGAATGCAAAATCAAACAAGATAGTTCATATCACTGAATTTACTGCTGATCTTATAAAGCATGGTAAACTTAATCTGGACCCAAGTAGGAATGACAACTATATTGTGACATTTCATGACTCCTGCAATCCTGCAAGAGCAATGGGACTGCTTGAAGAACCTCGGTATATTATTAAAAATATATGCAATCATTTCTATGAGATGCCACCTCAAACTATAAGGGAAAATACTTTCTGTTGTGGGTCTGGCTCAGGATTGAACGCATCAGAAAATATGGAGCTCAGATTGAGAGGTGCTTTACCAAGGGCAAATGCACTGAAACACGTTAATGAAAAATTTGGGGTAAACACTCTGGCAAATATATGTCAGATTGACAGGGCTACTTTACAAACACTGGTGGATTATTGGGTTCCTGGAGTAGCTGTACGTGGAGTCCATGAAATGGTTGGTAATGCTCTTGTCATGAAGGGAGAAAAAGAAAGGACAACCGATTTACGAGGTGACCCACTTCCAGGAAAGGAGGGTGGATAA
- the nrfD gene encoding polysulfide reductase NrfD, whose product MLELAIKGSRRYWSWVIFLLAIISTGVISYLYQFRVGLGITGMSRDVSWGLYIGQFTYLVGVAASAVTIVLPYYLHNYKKYGRIAILGEFVAVPSVIMCMLFIFVDLGQPLRVLNVLLHPTPNSVMFFDMIVLSGYLFLNILCGWYVLGAERKGVPPAAWIKPFIIIAICWAPSIHIVTAFLYQGLPGRHYWLTAIMAAKFLSSAFASGPSLLIIISLILRKFTRFDAGWDAIQTMAKTAAYFLIATIAFYLFEVFTAFYSNIPGHMHPIKYLFVGIHGHTKLVPVMWTCTLLLAIALPILIIPKARKNEKALGFAAVATFIALWLEKGISLVVGGFVPNPFEKVVEYWPTLPEVLIALGVWGIGFFILTILYKVAISVKEEVIFDKYGERQIRAE is encoded by the coding sequence ATGCTTGAATTAGCTATAAAAGGAAGTCGAAGATACTGGAGTTGGGTAATCTTTTTACTGGCTATTATAAGTACTGGCGTAATTTCATACCTTTACCAGTTTCGAGTTGGTCTTGGAATAACAGGCATGAGCAGGGATGTCTCATGGGGACTTTATATAGGTCAATTTACTTACCTTGTAGGTGTTGCAGCCTCAGCAGTTACAATAGTCCTGCCTTATTATCTCCATAATTACAAGAAATATGGAAGAATTGCTATATTGGGTGAATTTGTTGCGGTCCCCAGCGTAATTATGTGTATGCTCTTTATTTTTGTTGATCTTGGTCAGCCACTCCGGGTTCTGAATGTTTTACTCCATCCAACTCCTAACTCGGTCATGTTCTTTGATATGATTGTTCTTAGCGGTTATCTTTTTCTTAATATTTTATGTGGCTGGTATGTATTGGGAGCAGAACGGAAGGGAGTACCGCCAGCGGCTTGGATAAAGCCATTCATAATTATTGCAATATGCTGGGCACCCTCTATTCATATTGTTACAGCATTTCTCTATCAAGGTCTACCTGGAAGGCATTATTGGTTGACCGCTATTATGGCTGCTAAGTTTCTTTCCTCAGCATTTGCATCCGGTCCATCACTTCTGATAATAATATCTTTAATTTTAAGAAAATTTACCAGATTTGATGCAGGCTGGGATGCCATACAGACAATGGCGAAAACAGCCGCTTACTTTTTAATAGCAACTATAGCCTTTTATTTATTTGAGGTTTTTACTGCATTCTACAGCAATATACCAGGTCATATGCATCCCATTAAGTATCTTTTTGTCGGTATTCATGGGCACACAAAACTTGTACCTGTAATGTGGACATGTACTCTTCTCTTAGCAATTGCACTTCCAATATTGATTATTCCTAAGGCAAGAAAGAATGAGAAAGCATTAGGTTTTGCTGCTGTAGCAACATTTATAGCTTTATGGTTAGAGAAAGGTATCAGCCTTGTTGTGGGCGGATTTGTGCCTAATCCGTTTGAAAAGGTTGTTGAGTACTGGCCTACGTTGCCTGAAGTTTTAATTGCCCTCGGCGTATGGGGAATTGGATTTTTTATACTTACCATACTTTATAAGGTAGCTATTTCTGTCAAAGAAGAAGTTATTTTCGATAAGTATGGAGAAAGGCAGATAAGAGCAGAATAG